The Lentzea guizhouensis genome contains a region encoding:
- a CDS encoding PHP domain-containing protein yields the protein MSHSHDHPHGDHTHHHHHEVEPVEGSWLDPEDDRPSSVERRRFLAGLGIAAGAVGAVGAGVAAGTGTAQAHVPVNPWGGGERWYAGDHHIHTQYSDDGQYTVEQQVAKAREFGLDWVVITDHGGPAHQKFSIDQVTPDIERARRTQRDVLVYQGLEWNIPGAEHATVFLPPGKHTVEILKAFELGYDGRIAGGTEPHALAALRYLEAQVLSGRTEIALMFANHPSRRGVDSPHELRGWRDAAPGVAVGMEGAPGHQAAGIPKSAGGPGRARGYYDTAAPLPESFPGYPAESYRTHGGFDWMTAKVGGLWDSMLAEGRPWWITANSDVHQVFADTFTPGKQDYATTGSKGAPIDSGVKQTGYGDFFPGQYGANVVGARSRSYVDVMRGLQAGKVLTVHGRLVDGLELRVRSRDDLRGVTLGGRTFVRRGGDVEVTIEIDRADGPNYSGAVPVLAKVDLISGPVTGPSADRDVFVAPETAVTKTFEVPRKGKIRFTHTFKNVERSFYLRLRGSDGKRLTSSGDPVIDEIANSDPWNDLWFYANPVFVDVI from the coding sequence ATGTCCCACTCTCACGATCACCCGCACGGTGATCACACGCACCACCACCACCACGAGGTCGAGCCCGTCGAAGGCAGCTGGCTCGACCCCGAGGACGACCGCCCCTCGTCGGTCGAGCGCCGCAGGTTCCTCGCCGGTCTGGGCATCGCGGCCGGTGCCGTCGGCGCCGTGGGTGCCGGTGTCGCCGCCGGTACGGGCACGGCGCAGGCACACGTGCCGGTCAACCCGTGGGGCGGCGGTGAGCGCTGGTATGCCGGCGACCACCACATCCACACCCAGTACTCCGACGACGGCCAGTACACGGTCGAGCAGCAGGTCGCGAAGGCGCGCGAGTTCGGGCTCGACTGGGTCGTGATCACCGACCACGGTGGGCCCGCGCACCAGAAGTTCTCGATCGACCAGGTCACCCCCGACATCGAGCGGGCCCGCCGCACTCAGCGCGACGTGCTGGTCTACCAGGGCCTCGAGTGGAACATCCCGGGCGCCGAGCACGCCACGGTGTTCCTGCCGCCCGGCAAGCACACCGTCGAGATCCTCAAGGCCTTCGAGCTCGGCTACGACGGGCGCATCGCGGGCGGCACCGAGCCGCACGCGCTGGCCGCGCTGCGGTACCTGGAGGCGCAGGTCCTCTCCGGACGGACCGAGATCGCGCTGATGTTCGCGAACCACCCCTCGCGGCGCGGGGTGGACAGCCCGCACGAGCTGCGCGGCTGGCGGGACGCGGCTCCCGGGGTCGCGGTCGGCATGGAGGGTGCGCCCGGCCACCAGGCCGCCGGCATCCCGAAGTCCGCGGGCGGCCCCGGCCGGGCGCGCGGGTACTACGACACGGCCGCGCCGCTGCCGGAGTCGTTCCCCGGCTACCCGGCGGAGTCCTACCGCACCCACGGCGGGTTCGACTGGATGACCGCGAAGGTCGGCGGTCTGTGGGACTCCATGCTGGCCGAGGGCCGGCCGTGGTGGATCACCGCGAACTCCGACGTGCACCAGGTGTTCGCCGACACGTTCACGCCGGGCAAGCAGGACTACGCCACCACCGGCTCGAAGGGCGCGCCGATCGACTCGGGCGTCAAGCAGACCGGCTACGGCGACTTCTTCCCCGGCCAGTACGGCGCGAACGTCGTCGGGGCCCGCTCGCGGTCCTATGTGGACGTCATGCGCGGCCTGCAGGCCGGCAAGGTGCTGACCGTGCACGGCAGGCTGGTCGACGGCCTGGAGCTGCGCGTGCGGTCGCGCGACGACCTGCGCGGGGTGACGCTGGGCGGGCGGACGTTCGTGCGCCGCGGCGGCGACGTCGAGGTCACGATCGAGATCGACCGCGCGGACGGCCCGAACTACTCGGGTGCCGTGCCGGTGCTGGCCAAGGTCGACCTGATCTCCGGCCCGGTCACCGGTCCGTCGGCCGACCGGGACGTGTTCGTGGCGCCGGAGACCGCGGTGACCAAGACGTTCGAGGTTCCCCGCAAGGGCAAGATCCGGTTCACGCACACGTTCAAGAACGTCGAGCGGTCGTTCTACCTGAGGTTGCGGGGCAGCGACGGCAAGCGGCTCACGTCCTCGGGTGACCCGGTGATCGACGAGATCGCGAACTCGGACCCGTGGAACGACCTGTGGTTCTACGCGAACCCGGTGTTCGTCGACGTGATCTGA
- a CDS encoding helix-turn-helix transcriptional regulator, which produces MIDRAGLAAFLRHRRESLQPEDIGLPRGPRRRTAGLRREEVAARCNMSTDYYARLEQERGTHPSEQMVAAIAQGLHLSLDERDHLFRLAGHAPPARGALSEHVSPGLARIFDRLADTPAEIVTELGETLRQTPLGVALTGDATRHTGPARSLGFRWFTDPESRKLYEPADHLFLGRMFTSGLREAVTRHGQGSRAAHYTELLLAQSEEFRTLWEAQEVGIRPHEVKRYVHPALGSLELHCQTLLDPFQNHHLLVYTATPGSESYEKLQLLSVIGTQITSTNTGFA; this is translated from the coding sequence GTGATCGACCGAGCCGGCCTGGCGGCGTTCCTGCGCCACCGCAGGGAGTCGTTGCAGCCGGAGGACATCGGCCTGCCGCGCGGGCCGCGGCGCCGGACCGCCGGGCTGCGCCGCGAGGAGGTGGCCGCGCGCTGCAACATGTCCACGGACTACTACGCGCGGCTGGAGCAGGAACGCGGCACGCACCCGTCCGAGCAGATGGTCGCCGCGATCGCCCAGGGCCTGCACCTGTCGCTGGACGAGCGCGACCACCTGTTCCGCCTCGCGGGCCACGCCCCACCGGCCCGCGGCGCGCTGAGCGAGCACGTCAGCCCCGGTCTGGCCCGCATCTTCGACCGCCTGGCCGACACCCCGGCCGAGATCGTCACCGAGCTCGGCGAGACCCTGCGCCAGACCCCGCTCGGCGTGGCGCTCACCGGTGACGCGACCCGCCACACCGGCCCGGCGCGCAGCCTCGGCTTCCGGTGGTTCACCGACCCGGAGTCCCGGAAGCTGTACGAACCCGCCGACCACCTGTTCCTGGGCCGGATGTTCACCTCAGGGCTGCGCGAGGCCGTGACGCGGCACGGGCAAGGTTCCCGCGCCGCGCACTACACCGAGCTGCTCCTGGCGCAGAGCGAGGAGTTCCGGACCCTCTGGGAGGCCCAGGAGGTCGGCATCCGCCCTCACGAGGTCAAGCGGTACGTGCACCCCGCCCTCGGCTCACTGGAGCTGCACTGCCAGACGCTGCTGGACCCGTTCCAGAACCACCACCTGCTGGTGTACACAGCCACACCGGGCAGCGAGAGCTACGAGAAGCTGCAGCTGCTGTCCGTCATCGGCACTCAGATCACGTCGACGAACACCGGGTTCGCGTAG
- a CDS encoding SDR family oxidoreductase has translation MSRKSFDIEVPDLSGRRAVVTGASDGVGLGIARRLAAAGAEVVMPVRNQRKGEAAVAEIRRRVPGADVSLRSLDLSSLRSVADLGETLLAEDRPVHVLVNNAGVMTPPDRQATADGFELQFGTNHLGHFALVRHLLPLLKAGRARVTSQISIAANQNAINWADLNWERSYNGGKAYSQSKIALGLFGLELARRSEAGGWGITSNLAHPGIAPTNLLAARPEIARSEDTLGVRLIRALSARGIVVGTVETAQLPAVLAATTPDTGVFYGPSGFGHLGGPPAVQELYGRLRSAEEAERVWRVSEELVASGLRAGGTGR, from the coding sequence ATGAGCAGGAAGTCGTTCGACATCGAGGTCCCGGACCTGAGCGGCCGGCGGGCCGTCGTCACCGGGGCGAGTGACGGTGTCGGGCTCGGCATCGCCCGCAGGCTCGCGGCAGCGGGCGCCGAGGTCGTCATGCCGGTCCGCAACCAGCGCAAGGGCGAGGCGGCGGTCGCGGAGATCCGGCGGCGGGTCCCCGGCGCGGACGTGTCGCTGCGCTCGCTCGACCTCTCCTCGCTGCGGTCGGTCGCCGACCTGGGCGAGACGTTGCTGGCCGAGGACAGGCCCGTTCACGTCCTGGTCAACAACGCGGGCGTGATGACCCCGCCCGACCGGCAGGCCACCGCCGACGGGTTCGAGCTGCAGTTCGGCACCAACCACCTGGGCCACTTCGCGCTCGTGCGGCATCTGCTGCCGTTGCTGAAGGCCGGTCGTGCCCGCGTCACCTCGCAGATCAGCATCGCGGCCAACCAGAACGCCATCAACTGGGCCGACCTGAACTGGGAGCGCTCGTACAACGGGGGCAAGGCCTACAGCCAGTCGAAGATCGCGCTCGGGCTGTTCGGGCTGGAGCTCGCGCGCCGCAGCGAGGCCGGTGGCTGGGGGATCACGAGCAACCTGGCGCACCCCGGCATCGCACCCACCAACCTGCTCGCCGCCCGGCCGGAGATCGCGCGGTCCGAGGACACCCTGGGCGTGCGGCTGATCCGTGCGTTGTCCGCGCGGGGGATCGTCGTCGGCACCGTCGAGACCGCGCAGCTGCCGGCGGTGCTGGCCGCGACGACGCCCGACACCGGCGTCTTCTACGGCCCGAGCGGATTCGGCCACCTCGGCGGTCCGCCCGCCGTGCAGGAGCTGTACGGCCGGTTGCGGTCGGCCGAGGAGGCCGAGCGGGTGTGGCGGGTGTCCGAGGAGCTCGTCGCTAGCGGACTCCGTGCGGGCGGAACTGGACGCTGA
- a CDS encoding alpha-ketoglutarate-dependent dioxygenase AlkB: MRQGSLFDLDAEPALAPLAPRRTELGLGAWIDVQPGWLSGADAVFDQLVADVPWRAERRQMYDSVVDVPRLLCFYSGALPLPVLTSARDALSEHYLPELGEPFTTAGLCYYRDGRDSVAWHGDTIGRGATDDTMVAIVSVGTPRALLLRPRGGGETHKYALGHGDLLVMGGSCQRTWEHAIPKTAKVVGPRISVQFRPHGVR, translated from the coding sequence ATGCGCCAGGGATCACTGTTCGACCTGGATGCGGAGCCGGCGCTGGCCCCGCTCGCCCCGCGCCGCACCGAGCTCGGCCTCGGCGCCTGGATCGACGTGCAGCCGGGCTGGCTCTCCGGCGCGGACGCCGTGTTCGACCAGCTCGTCGCGGACGTGCCATGGCGTGCAGAACGCCGCCAGATGTACGACTCCGTGGTCGACGTCCCCCGGCTGCTCTGCTTCTACTCCGGCGCGCTGCCGCTCCCGGTGCTCACCAGCGCCCGCGACGCCCTGAGCGAGCACTACCTGCCCGAGCTCGGCGAGCCCTTCACCACCGCGGGCCTCTGCTACTACCGCGACGGGCGCGACAGCGTGGCGTGGCACGGCGACACGATCGGCCGGGGTGCCACCGACGACACGATGGTCGCGATCGTCAGCGTCGGCACGCCCCGCGCACTCCTGCTCAGGCCACGCGGCGGCGGTGAGACGCACAAGTACGCGCTCGGTCACGGCGACCTGCTCGTGATGGGCGGTTCGTGCCAGCGCACCTGGGAGCACGCCATCCCGAAGACCGCGAAGGTCGTGGGGCCGCGGATCAGCGTCCAGTTCCGCCCGCACGGAGTCCGCTAG
- a CDS encoding TetR/AcrR family transcriptional regulator — protein sequence MADRRQSLLDAALRLVDEGGLDAVTIAALTERSGMSNGSIYHHFGSRAGVFAQLYADSYGRCVAAMTPALDDRPATEAVRDLTLRYLDWVAANPSRARFLYAAPDHADPAAKQAEFAPVLTWFLDRMAAGELRAVPPWALEPVAMGPAHESVRRFLLGVFDLAAARELVADAVCAVLRP from the coding sequence ATGGCCGACCGACGACAGTCTCTCCTCGACGCGGCACTCCGGCTCGTCGACGAGGGAGGCCTCGACGCGGTCACCATCGCGGCGCTGACCGAGCGCTCCGGCATGTCGAACGGCAGCATCTACCACCACTTCGGCAGCCGGGCGGGCGTGTTCGCGCAGCTCTACGCCGACTCCTACGGCCGCTGCGTGGCCGCGATGACACCGGCGCTCGACGACCGCCCGGCCACCGAGGCCGTCCGCGACCTGACCCTGCGCTACCTCGACTGGGTGGCCGCGAACCCGAGCCGCGCGCGGTTCCTCTACGCCGCACCCGACCACGCGGACCCGGCGGCCAAGCAGGCGGAGTTCGCCCCGGTGCTCACGTGGTTCCTCGATCGCATGGCCGCGGGCGAGCTGCGCGCCGTGCCGCCGTGGGCGTTGGAGCCCGTGGCGATGGGACCGGCACACGAGTCGGTGCGCCGGTTCCTGCTGGGCGTGTTCGACCTGGCGGCAGCCCGCGAGCTCGTCGCGGACGCCGTGTGCGCCGTCCTACGACCCTGA
- a CDS encoding AMP-dependent synthetase/ligase, with translation MPDAEVLRFGAIPQADGDYAALISELGAEDLATLIYTSGTTGTPKGVELTHANWLTTAEAIASLGILREDDLHFLWLPLSHAFGKVLTMAMIAVGAATAVDGSVERIVDNLGELRPTIVAAAPRIFEKIHGRIVAGAREKGGVTEKIFRWADRDHGPATRWLADRLVYRKLRDRVGGRIRYFVSGSAPLAGEIAEFFARCGITILEGYGLTESSAATFFNRPGMIKIGTVGPPIPGMEVKIADDGEVLLRGPGVMRGYHNRPDATAEALVNGWLHTGDIGEVDDAGRLSITDRKKELIKTSGGKYVAPAPIESLLKAASPYISNVLVHGDRRKYCVALVTLDPDTRAGLADADAEVGRAVEVVNRQLARHETIKRFAVLEEDFSVEDGLLTASLKPRRREIEKRYASVLDGLYQGVSRESRPR, from the coding sequence GTGCCCGACGCCGAGGTGCTGCGGTTCGGCGCGATCCCGCAGGCCGACGGCGACTACGCCGCGTTGATCAGCGAGCTCGGCGCGGAGGACCTCGCGACGCTGATCTACACCTCGGGCACCACCGGCACGCCCAAGGGCGTCGAGCTCACCCACGCCAACTGGCTGACCACCGCGGAAGCGATTGCGTCACTGGGCATCCTGCGCGAGGACGACCTGCACTTCCTGTGGCTGCCGCTGTCCCACGCGTTCGGCAAGGTGCTGACCATGGCCATGATCGCCGTGGGCGCCGCCACCGCCGTCGACGGCTCGGTCGAACGGATCGTGGACAACCTCGGCGAGCTCAGGCCCACGATCGTCGCCGCGGCCCCGCGCATCTTCGAGAAGATCCACGGCCGCATCGTCGCCGGCGCCCGCGAGAAGGGCGGCGTGACCGAGAAGATCTTCCGCTGGGCCGACCGCGACCACGGCCCCGCCACCCGCTGGCTCGCCGACCGGCTGGTGTACCGCAAGCTGCGCGACCGCGTCGGCGGCCGCATCCGCTACTTCGTCTCCGGCTCGGCACCGCTCGCGGGCGAGATCGCCGAGTTCTTCGCCCGCTGCGGCATCACGATCCTGGAGGGCTACGGCCTCACCGAGTCGTCGGCGGCGACGTTCTTCAACCGCCCCGGCATGATCAAGATCGGCACGGTCGGACCGCCGATTCCCGGCATGGAGGTGAAGATCGCGGATGACGGGGAGGTGCTGCTGCGTGGCCCCGGCGTCATGCGCGGCTACCACAACCGCCCGGACGCGACCGCCGAGGCGCTGGTCAACGGCTGGCTGCACACCGGTGACATCGGCGAGGTCGACGACGCCGGCCGGCTCTCGATCACCGACCGCAAGAAGGAGCTGATCAAGACCTCGGGCGGCAAGTACGTGGCGCCCGCTCCGATCGAGAGCCTGCTGAAGGCGGCGTCGCCGTACATCAGCAACGTGCTCGTGCACGGCGACCGGCGCAAGTACTGCGTGGCGCTGGTGACGCTGGACCCGGACACGCGGGCGGGACTGGCCGACGCGGACGCCGAGGTCGGGCGCGCGGTCGAGGTCGTGAACCGGCAGCTGGCGCGGCACGAGACGATCAAGCGGTTCGCGGTGCTGGAGGAGGACTTCAGCGTGGAGGACGGGTTGCTGACGGCGTCGCTGAAGCCGCGGCGGCGGGAGATCGAGAAGCGGTACGCGTCCGTTTTGGACGGTCTGTACCAGGGCGTGTCCCGTGAGTCTCGTCCGCGATAG
- the ilvD gene encoding dihydroxy-acid dehydratase — MTDVKPRSRDVTDGLERTAARGMLRAVGMGDEDWEKPQIGVASSWNEITPCNLSLDRLAKAGKDGVHAAGGYPLEFGTISVSDGISMGHEGMHFSLVSREVIADSVETVMQAERLDGSLLLAGCDKSLPGMLMAAARLDLASVFLYAGSILPGRVTLTDGTEREVTIIDAFEAVGACARGLMSREDVDLIERAICPGEGACGGMYTANTMASAAEALGMSLPGSAAPPATDRRRDGYARKSGQAVVNMLRHGITARQIMTREAFENAIAVVMAFGGSTNAVLHLLAIAHEAEVELSLDDFTRISARVPHLADVKPFGRHVMTDVDRIGGVPVVMKALLDAGLLHGDCLTVTGRTVAENLADIAPPDPDGNVLRALDKPIHRTGGITILKGSLAPDGAVVKSAGFDSDVFTGTARVFDRERAAMDALEDGTITAGDVVVIRYEGPKGGPGMREMLAITAAIKGAGLGKDVLLLTDGRFSGGTTGLCVGHVAPEAVDGGPIAFVRDGDRITLNVAEGTLDVEADLESRREGWAPLPPRYQRGVLAKYAKLVGSASRGAVCD, encoded by the coding sequence ATGACAGACGTGAAGCCACGCAGCCGGGACGTCACCGACGGCCTGGAGCGCACCGCCGCGCGCGGGATGCTCCGGGCCGTCGGCATGGGCGACGAGGACTGGGAGAAGCCGCAGATCGGTGTGGCGTCGTCGTGGAACGAGATCACCCCGTGCAACCTGTCGCTGGACCGCCTCGCGAAGGCGGGCAAGGACGGCGTCCACGCGGCCGGTGGGTACCCGCTGGAGTTCGGCACGATCTCGGTGTCGGACGGCATCTCGATGGGCCACGAGGGCATGCACTTCTCGCTGGTGTCGCGGGAGGTGATCGCGGACAGCGTCGAGACGGTCATGCAGGCCGAGCGGCTCGACGGGTCGCTGCTGCTCGCGGGGTGCGACAAGTCGTTGCCGGGCATGCTGATGGCGGCCGCGCGGCTGGACCTGGCGAGCGTGTTCCTCTACGCCGGCTCGATCCTGCCCGGCCGGGTCACGCTGACCGACGGCACCGAGCGCGAGGTGACCATCATCGACGCGTTCGAGGCCGTCGGCGCGTGTGCGCGTGGCCTGATGAGCCGCGAGGACGTCGACCTGATCGAACGCGCCATCTGCCCCGGCGAGGGCGCGTGTGGCGGCATGTACACCGCGAACACCATGGCCAGCGCCGCCGAAGCGCTGGGCATGTCCCTGCCCGGCAGCGCCGCGCCACCGGCCACGGACCGCCGCCGCGACGGCTACGCGCGCAAGTCCGGCCAAGCGGTCGTGAACATGCTTCGGCACGGCATCACCGCACGGCAGATCATGACGCGTGAGGCGTTCGAGAACGCGATCGCGGTCGTGATGGCGTTCGGCGGCTCCACCAACGCCGTCCTGCACCTGCTCGCCATCGCCCACGAGGCCGAGGTCGAGCTCAGCCTCGACGACTTCACCCGCATCAGCGCCCGCGTCCCCCACCTCGCCGACGTGAAGCCGTTCGGCCGCCACGTGATGACCGACGTCGACCGCATCGGCGGCGTCCCGGTCGTGATGAAGGCCCTGCTGGACGCGGGCCTGCTGCACGGCGACTGCCTCACCGTCACCGGCAGGACCGTCGCCGAGAACCTCGCCGACATCGCCCCGCCCGACCCCGACGGCAACGTCCTGCGCGCCCTCGACAAACCCATTCACCGCACCGGCGGCATCACGATCCTCAAGGGCTCCCTCGCCCCGGACGGCGCCGTCGTCAAGTCGGCCGGCTTCGACTCGGACGTCTTCACCGGCACCGCCAGGGTCTTCGACCGCGAACGCGCCGCCATGGACGCCCTCGAAGACGGCACCATCACCGCCGGCGACGTGGTCGTCATCCGCTACGAGGGCCCCAAGGGCGGCCCCGGCATGCGCGAGATGCTGGCGATCACCGCCGCCATCAAGGGCGCGGGCCTGGGCAAGGACGTCCTGCTGCTCACCGACGGCCGCTTCTCCGGCGGCACCACCGGCCTGTGCGTGGGCCACGTGGCCCCGGAAGCCGTCGACGGCGGCCCGATCGCGTTCGTCCGCGACGGCGACCGCATCACGTTGAACGTCGCCGAGGGCACCCTCGACGTGGAGGCCGACCTGGAGAGCCGCCGCGAGGGCTGGGCTCCGCTGCCTCCCCGGTACCAGCGCGGGGTGCTCGCGAAGTACGCGAAGCTGGTCGGGTCGGCGTCGCGCGGCGCCGTCTGCGACTGA
- a CDS encoding alginate lyase family protein: MVTRSCAVLIALLATLIVPTTTTATAAPATFTHPGVVVSRPQLDFVRTKVQAGAQPWKLAYDRMMASKYADLNRVPKPRAVVECGSYSNPNYGCTDEREDAIAAYTTSLAWYITRDDRYAQKAIQLMDAWSATIRDHTNSNAPLQTAWSASSWPKAAEIIKHVYGNWSNSGRFGTMLRDVYLPEIQNGRANTNGNWELSMMEASLGIAVFLEDRAAYDKAVGIFRSRIQAFVYLTTDGALPRTPPGSGIDTRAEIISYWHNQSTFVDGLTQETCRDFAHTAYGLAAAAHFAETAKHQGQDIWGEIKDRMRHAWGLHTKYQNGEPVPSWLCGGSYSRELGPTSEVSFNALNTRLGIAMSNTQRYTEGQRPQGTDNLFIAWETLTHAANPA; the protein is encoded by the coding sequence ATGGTCACCCGTTCCTGCGCGGTGCTGATCGCACTGCTGGCAACCCTCATCGTCCCGACCACGACCACGGCGACCGCCGCCCCTGCCACCTTCACCCACCCCGGCGTCGTCGTCTCCCGCCCCCAGCTCGACTTCGTCCGCACCAAGGTCCAGGCCGGCGCCCAGCCGTGGAAACTCGCCTACGACCGGATGATGGCGAGCAAGTACGCGGACCTGAACCGGGTCCCGAAGCCGCGTGCCGTCGTCGAGTGCGGCTCCTACTCCAACCCCAACTACGGCTGCACCGACGAGCGCGAAGACGCCATCGCCGCGTACACCACGTCGCTCGCCTGGTACATCACGCGCGACGACCGTTACGCACAAAAGGCGATCCAGCTCATGGACGCCTGGTCGGCCACCATCCGCGACCACACCAACTCCAACGCCCCGCTGCAGACCGCGTGGAGTGCGAGCTCCTGGCCCAAGGCAGCGGAGATCATCAAGCACGTCTACGGCAACTGGTCCAACAGCGGCCGGTTCGGCACCATGCTGCGCGACGTCTACCTGCCCGAGATCCAGAACGGCCGTGCCAACACCAACGGCAACTGGGAGCTGAGCATGATGGAGGCGTCGCTGGGCATCGCGGTGTTCCTGGAGGACCGCGCCGCCTACGACAAGGCGGTCGGCATCTTCCGCAGCCGCATCCAGGCGTTCGTCTACCTGACCACCGACGGGGCGCTGCCGAGGACACCGCCGGGCAGCGGCATCGACACCCGTGCCGAGATCATCTCCTACTGGCACAACCAGTCCACGTTCGTCGACGGGCTCACCCAGGAGACCTGCCGGGACTTCGCGCACACCGCGTACGGGCTCGCCGCGGCGGCCCACTTCGCGGAGACCGCGAAGCACCAGGGCCAGGACATCTGGGGCGAGATCAAGGACCGGATGCGGCACGCGTGGGGCCTGCACACCAAGTACCAGAACGGCGAGCCCGTGCCGTCCTGGCTGTGCGGCGGCAGCTACTCGCGTGAGCTCGGGCCGACGTCCGAGGTGAGCTTCAACGCGTTGAACACCCGGTTGGGCATCGCGATGTCGAACACCCAGCGCTACACCGAGGGGCAGCGTCCACAGGGGACGGACAACCTGTTCATCGCCTGGGAGACGCTCACCCACGCGGCGAACCCGGCCTGA
- a CDS encoding TetR/AcrR family transcriptional regulator, which yields MGRRRSFDVDEAVEAAAEVFARRAYDGVSIDDLVTRLGVHRNSLYGVFGSKRGLYLAALRRHVDQDVRPRLALVTEPGHVPAWDLLLVAAADRAREDPEVAELVSAVLCEVDAATGGPRATEGLLGRWLRHRAASGEGAPDNDDGPETVPDGED from the coding sequence ATGGGACGACGGAGGTCTTTCGACGTGGACGAGGCCGTGGAGGCGGCGGCGGAGGTGTTCGCCCGCCGCGCCTACGACGGGGTCTCGATCGACGACCTGGTCACCCGGCTCGGCGTGCACCGCAACAGCCTCTACGGCGTGTTCGGCAGCAAGCGCGGCCTGTACCTCGCCGCGTTGCGCCGCCACGTCGACCAGGACGTCCGGCCGCGGTTGGCCCTGGTGACCGAACCCGGGCACGTCCCGGCGTGGGACCTGCTGCTGGTCGCGGCGGCCGACCGGGCGCGGGAGGACCCCGAGGTCGCCGAGCTCGTGTCGGCGGTCCTGTGCGAGGTCGACGCGGCGACGGGCGGTCCGCGGGCCACCGAGGGGCTGCTGGGGCGGTGGTTGCGCCACCGGGCGGCGTCCGGAGAGGGCGCCCCCGACAACGACGACGGGCCGGAGACGGTGCCGGACGGGGAGGACTGA
- a CDS encoding alpha/beta hydrolase has product MPPFVSNAAAAVTLAARHGSTMPAYDEEVSFVVDGTTTYGTLHVPARRRGERLAAALLLPGSGPTDRDGNQPPALTPNPARPRRCAGPRRVATLRFDKYGTGRTGLGAFRAPQDIDYPVFVRQAGGPDLCTAAEVDRRRVAPGSEGGMTALVLAAQAPQHRRAAALVMLQPQALRLLDLLAMQLHDQIAQLVAAGQLSEQDGAAIDRAIDGAVVDLRAGRPVDTTAMPPALAALQVAGGAEPEVRDDRRRGVPARCRTGTAEDAGAGDLRRAGRPGALPHHGRARVRRGPPGGPARCRSRDDHRRRHVLTRAHPRSAGTAVVTGKS; this is encoded by the coding sequence GTGCCACCGTTCGTCTCCAACGCCGCAGCCGCGGTCACCCTCGCCGCGCGGCACGGCTCCACGATGCCCGCCTACGACGAAGAGGTGTCGTTCGTCGTGGACGGCACCACCACCTACGGAACGCTGCACGTGCCGGCACGCCGTCGTGGTGAGCGCCTGGCCGCCGCCCTGCTGCTGCCGGGCAGCGGCCCGACCGACCGCGACGGCAACCAGCCGCCCGCGCTCACGCCGAACCCTGCGCGACCTCGCCGGTGTGCTGGACCGCGACGGGTCGCGACGCTGAGGTTCGACAAGTACGGCACCGGCCGCACCGGACTGGGCGCGTTCCGGGCGCCGCAGGACATCGACTACCCGGTGTTCGTCCGGCAGGCCGGCGGCCCGGACCTGTGCACCGCCGCCGAGGTGGACCGGCGCCGGGTGGCGCCGGGCAGCGAGGGAGGCATGACGGCACTGGTGCTCGCCGCGCAGGCGCCGCAGCACCGCCGTGCCGCCGCGCTGGTCATGCTGCAGCCACAGGCGTTGCGGCTGCTGGACCTGCTCGCGATGCAGCTGCACGACCAGATCGCGCAGCTCGTCGCCGCCGGGCAGCTGTCCGAACAGGACGGAGCCGCCATCGACCGCGCGATCGACGGCGCCGTCGTGGACCTCCGCGCCGGTCGCCCGGTCGACACGACGGCCATGCCACCGGCGCTGGCCGCTCTTCAGGTCGCTGGCGGGGCCGAGCCGGAGGTTCGTGACGACCGACGACGCGGTGTTCCCGCCCGCTGTCGCACGGGGACTGCCGAGGATGCCGGTGCTGGTGACCTGCGGCGAGCTGGACGTCCAGGTGCCCTGCCACACCACGGACGAGCTCGTGTCCGTCGTGGGCCGCCGGGTGGTCCTGCCCGGTGCCGGTCACGCGATGACCACCGCCGACGGCACGTTCTCACCCGTGCTCACCCGCGCTCTGCGGGCACTGCGGTGGTGACGGGAAAGTCCTGA